A single window of Hylaeus volcanicus isolate JK05 chromosome 8, UHH_iyHylVolc1.0_haploid, whole genome shotgun sequence DNA harbors:
- the LOC128881003 gene encoding growth/differentiation factor 8: MVRRALLLLSLVLLGAFDVPGIERAHVRYLAMAGSTCNACRMHEEIRALSLEAIKEQILNKLGLKQAPNMTGRALPRIPPISKLMDMYGMQADQPQSLEPGITHHEEIDEYSAKTESVFALAQPHQRLRHSKGSLDVLYFKFSDKVVQHRVTRAELSLWIWGTGQGGAELDDPGDAESLDSYEDGPVTITLQRILRGVTETGSPLLGPALTTKHPRPIGRRGGWVTIELRRMVAEWFKHPRDNLGVALKISGPGGNHRRNSKLVETSPGAEYAPYLEVQTQELDSRRGARIKRNVGLNCDEASQETRCCRYKLTVDFEKFGWDWIIAPKKYDANYCSGDCPMAFLQAYPNTHIISLAEPPNNTGPCCAPRKLSEITMLYFDNEYQIVFSRLPGMVVERCGCS; this comes from the exons ATGGTCAGGAGGGCGCTGCTACTGCTCTCACTGGTCCTCCTCGGTGCCTTCGACGTTCCTGGCATCGAGAGAGCCCATGTCAGATACCTGGCGATGGCTGGTAGCACCTGTAACGCTTGCAGGATGCACGAGGAGATCAGAGCCCTCAGTCTCGAGGCCATCAAGGaacaaattcttaataaaCTGGGCTTGAAGCAAGCGCCGAACATGACGGGCAGAGCTCTGCCGAGAATCCCGCCAATCTCCAAGTTGATGGACATGTACGGGATGCAGGCCGATCAACCGCAATCTCTAGAGCCTGGCATCACGCACCACGAGGAGATCGACGAGTACTCCGCCAAGACGGAGAGCGTATTCGCCTTGGCACAACCAC ATCAGAGGCTGAGGCACTCAAAGGGCAGCCTCGACGTTCTCTACTTCAAATTCTCCGACAAAGTGGTCCAGCATCGCGTGACTAGGGCGGAGCTATCCCTCTGGATATGGGGTACGGGCCAGGGTGGCGCAGAGCTGGACGATCCGGGGGATGCGGAGAGCTTGGATAGTTACGAAGACGGTCCAGTGACGATCACGTTGCAAAGGATTCTTCGCGGTGTCACAGAGACTGGTAGTCCGTTGCTGGGACCCGCGTTGACCACCAAACACCCTCGACCGATCGGTAGACGGGGTGGCTGGGTGACGATCGAGCTGAGAAGAATGGTGGCCGAATGGTTCAAGCACCCGAGGGACAATTTGGGTGTGGCCTTGAAGATCTCCGGACCCGGTGGAAATCATCGTAGGAATTCTAAGTTAGTCGAGACGAGTCCAGGGGCGGAATATGCGCCGTACCTCGAAGTGCAAACGCAGGAGCTCGACTCCAGAAGGGGGGCGAGGATCAAAAGAAACGTAGGACTTAATTGCGACGAGGCCAGCCAAGAGACCAGGTGCTGTCGATACAAGCTCACCGTAGACTTTGAGAAGTTTGGCTGGGATTGGATAATCGCGCCCAAGAA GTACGACGCCAATTACTGTTCGGGCGACTGTCCAATGGCCTTTCTCCAGGCCTATCCAAATACCCACATCATTAGCCTGGCGGAACCGCCCAACAACACAGGCCCGTGTTGCGCCCCGAGGAAGCTCTCCGAGATCACGATGCTATACTTCGACAACGAGTACCAGATCGTGTTCTCGCGGTTACCAGGAATGGTCGTCGAAAGATGTGGATGTTCATAG